TTCAAAGTGCAGGCGGCTTCCAGCATCTCTGTTCTTTGCTGTTATGCTGTACAGGGAATAAGTgcaaagatataccatgtttcaGGAGGGAAGATCCAATATCGTCAAATAACTTATGCACAACTGAACTGGGCTTTCTCACGAGGGCTGAGATGCTGACCGTCTAGACGTCGAGGTTGACCGTCAGCAGAATGGCGCCCCCCAGGGGTGCACCGAGTCGTGCAGGGGGCCCTGAGGAAGCCACAGGTCAGAGCGGACCCCCTCCTCTGAGTCTGACAATGCCAATGTGCTGGCCCTTTCTAACTCGGCACACAATCTCATCCTCTCTAAGATCCAGGAGATGGTCCACTCGGAGGTTGCTGCCTATGACTCGGGCCGACCAGGGCCCCTGCTGGGCCGCCCGGCGATGCTGGCCAGCCACATGAGTGCCCTCAGCCAGTCCCAGCTCATTTCTCAGATGGGCATCCGGAGTGGCATCGCCCACAGCTCCCCATCACCCCCAGGGAGCAAGTCAGCGACCCCCTCTCCCTCCAGTTCAACTCAGGAGGAAGAATCGGAGGCACATTTCAAGGTACGTGGGGATAGAGGTGCAAAGGCTTCAGATGCCTTAGAATGCCTTCCCGTCAGCAAGGGACAGGCCCTGTGGGGAAATGGGCATCGCCTACCCCTAGAAAAGACTACAAGAGTATAACTGTCCCCGTTgtcagaaaacaaggaaaattctGGGAAAACATGATGACATCTAATTCCTCAATGGCCAGTGGGTCATTTCACTGGCATTGATGGCATTGGCAAGATCCTCAGGGCCACATTTTGAGGCCACTCTGACCTTTCAGGAGGTCCACAGAGATGTGCAGCCCAGCACAGGACACCTCTGGGCATCACTGTGGGAGGGAGCATTAAAAACAACCCCCCATTGGGGACATGACCCCCCGCATATCCCTGGAACCAGGGGTTGTCCTGCTTCTTCAAGAACATGCCAGGGAATGAGAGCTCACCACCTGTCCAGCTCCTGacctttctttgcactgaccccAAGCCTCCCTCCCTGTCAAAGAGCATCTTGTTTTACTGGAGCAGGAAACAGAGACCCATCAAAGCCAAGGATGCTTGTGCTTGCCCGGAATCTCCCAGTGAGCCTCTGGTAAAATCAAGACTTGCTCCCACAATGCCTGCCTCCCTTTCTTCTTCAAAAGGGCCTCTCACCTCTTTCCACGTGGGGTCCCTGTAGAGGCCTGGGGCAGTAACCGTGGCATCCATCAGAAACCCTGACATCCTGGCTGGGGTGGGCACATCTGGATCCTGGTCTAGCTTTATCCTCAGGGTAACTTGGTCGCTACTGTAGTCCAGGCAGGAAgtgcttttaatttaatttgtatttaacaAACCCTTCTAAAAGACTTCCATGGGGCAGATACTATTCTAAGGACATGACAGGTATTAATCCATATAATCTTTATCACAACCCTATGTGGTAGGTGCCTTTATTATATCTGATTGGCAcatggggaaaccaaggcacagagaagtcaAGTGACTTATCAGGTGTCACAGAACCAGGATTTAAACCAAGATGGTTGTAGTCTGGCTCCAGCACACGTACTCTTAAACCACCCGCAATGCTTCATCTGCTCGGCAGACagaactgaggcttggagaggtggGTGACCGCAGAGAAACACTCAAGAACAGGACTGATGGGCCCACAGACTGCCCCTCACTGTCCCTCAGACCTGCAGACCCGAGTCTGGCCCATGGGTTCCTTATCAGTTTATGATATTACCTTCATTTTCTTGGAGCATTAGAACCACAGTCTTCGTAGCAGGATCCACAGCCATTGGCCAAAATCCCTGGTCCTTGGGTGGCCTGGGAGTCCTAGTCGGTGGGGGACGTGCCCACCCCCTCCATCCTGGAAGCCAGGTGCCCACAGTACTGAGATCCTGGAGTCTGACTGCATCAGAGGCCAGGTATCCAGGGTGAGGTCACCCTGCTGACAGTTATATTAATCTCTCTTCCATCCAGCAACTTCAAAGAGGGTCAGAGGGACTAAGCCACCTGCCCCAAGTCGCAGAGCTGAAAAGTGGTGGAAGAGACCAGTCTTATTCAATCAAGAATAATCTTTGGGGATTATTTGTGATCACAAGAGGGGAGAGgtgttaagaaaaaatatatatatccaaaaCTTGGAAATAGTCCAAAAACAGATGACTGCACAGTCTTTCAATGGCATATCACTGCCTCATCGAATAGGCTTAAGAATTATCTGATGATTCTCTGGGAGATTATACCTTCTGTTTGATCCCTCCCTCATTATTGATGGGGGCTTTTACATTCTGTAAAGGAAGATGTTAACTTGGGGTGGGGGAAAAGTGATGAAGAGGTAAGCAATTTTTGTTTGATTACAAGGCAAATTAATTTTTCCCTGTAGAGACACAAATGACTTCTGTGCAGCAGAAAAGACTAAAGGCCCAGAGGTGATAGTCTTATTGCTCTATAGGGCAGTAACTTGTTGCTTTCTCTGAGTTTTTTTTGAATGAACTTTACCATCATTCTGAATGAAAAACCCAGGGCTCGTACCCAGAGCATGTGTGCACACTCGCTTGTGTgtgatttatgtgtgtgtgtattcaagcCCAGGGGGGTTGGCCAGGGCATTGCCGATGTGTGAGCAGGGCTGGGCAAGCTGGGAAAAGCTAAGGAAGGTCCAGCTCAGTCTAGGCTGGGTCGGTTAGCTGGAggtcctgggcttctctggtttgCTGACTCCCCTCACCCGGGCAGATGTCGGGAGAAAAGAGACCTTCAGCTGATCCTGGCAAAAAGGCCAAGAacccaaagaagaagaagaagaaggaccCCAATGAGCCGCAGAAACCTGTGTCAGCCTACGCACTCTTCTTCAGAGATACTCAGGCTGCCATCAAGGGACAGAACCCCAGCGCGACCTTCGGGGATGTGTCCAAAATCGTGGCCTCCATGTGGGACAGCTTGGGAGAGGAGCAGAAGCAGGTGAGCCCCCATCCCTTCCTGGGCCATCCCCCGAGGCTCTGTAGTCAGACTTGGAATGTCTAGAACCAGGTCCAGCCTCTGGAACTAGGGGAACTAGCCTCTGCCCAGCCTCTGCTGAGGACTCTACTGGGCTCACTTTgcccatctgtaaactggggaggTAGGGCCGGTCCCATTTGGCTGTTCTGTAGCTGTGTTCACTAGCGACTTGGTTAAGTGGGGGAGGAAATTGGACCTCTGCtgcctcatctgttaaatggaaaCAAGCATCTCCATCCATCATGTGCTTCCAACTCTGAAAGTCTGGGGTCCAGGTCACAGCTTTCCTACCCACTGGCCGTAAGCCTGTGGCTTCCCCTCAAGGGACTGCGGGGGGAATAGAAGCAGACCTAGCTCAGAGGTTAGTGCCGGTTACCAGCCCTATGAGCTCAGGCTGACCACCTGACCTCTTCCTGATATCACCCACATCTTGGATCTTTCAGGCCTACAAGAGGAAGACCGAAGCAGCGAAGAAGGAGTATCTGAAGGCTCTGGCAGCCTACAGGGCCAGCCTTGTTTCCAAGGTAACATCTGGGATCCCTAGGCCCAGTCCTTGAGGAATAGAGCAAGAACTGAAGTCCATGGGAATGGTCAACACCGCAGGTCTTGAAAAGGATGAATAAGACCAATGTGGccccttctctgggcttcccaggtggcactagtggtaaagaacccacctgccaatgcaggagacataagagacctgggttcagtccctgggtggggaagatcccctggaggagggcatggcaacccactccagtattcttgcctggagaatccccatggacagaggagcctggagagctatagtccacagagtcacacagagtcagactcaactgaacaacttagcacacacgcacgcagccCCTTCTCCGGGGTACCTCCTGTGTGCCAGCTCTTGCTGAGTACTTTACATGCATCTCATTTCACATGATTCTTCCAACAAGAACCCAGTACACAGAGGAGTTAAGCAACTTGCCTGGAAGTATCCAGTCTGTTAAATGGCTGTACTAGGATTCAAACCCGGTTTTGCCCGTCTTCAAAACTGGCCTTTACTCCTGTCCtacgctcagctttctctgtcgACACCAGTATCACAGGAGGCTCAGCATAGTGGTGGTTGCGTGGTCCAAGCCGGGGAGGGAGGTGATCTGGCAGCTGATACAGAGGACATGGTTTCTGAATTGGGCCAGAAAGGGTCAAGCAAAGAGGGTGTCCCAAATCAAGGGAACAGCTCATGCCAAGGcacagaggctgggagaagcccacGGAGAGGATAACCCAGCTGGGCGATGCTCGTGCCTCGGGCCAGGCTGAGAAGCATGGGTTCGCCCGTGGACAGGGGAACCCCCGGGGATCAAAATATGGGGTGGTTGGATGGTCAGAGCCAAGGGTGGTGGGTCCTGAGTGATCTCTCGTGAGTCCCTTGCTCTCCCCTGAGGGGCACGAGAGCCAGCCAGTGGGTTACAAAACCACATGGGTCTTGTGGCCCAAGTTCCAGCTTATCCACGTTGGTTCCAGCTTATCCAGATTGGTGTCTTGTTTCCTTCCAGAGCTCCCCTGACCAGGGTGAGACCAAGAGCGCTCAGGTGAACCCTCCAGCCAAGATGCTTCCCCCCAAGCAGCCCATGTACGCCATGCCGGGCCTGGCCTCCTTCCTGACGCCATCTGACCTGCAGGCCTTCCGCAGTGGGGCCTCCCCTGCCAGCCTCGCCCGGACGCTGGGCTCCAAGTCACTGCTGCCCAGCCTCAGCGCCTCCCCACCGCCACCGCCCTCCTTCCCTCTCAGCACACCCCTGCACCAGCAGCTGCCGCTGCCACCCCACGCCCAGGGCACCCTCCTCAGCCCACCCGTCAGCAtgtccccagccccccagcctcccGTCCTGCCCACTCCCATGGCACTCCAGGTGCAGCTGGCCGTGAGCCCCTCACCTCCAGGGCCACAGGTAAGCAGGACCCAGTGAGAATGCACTCCTGGGGAACCCCCTTGCGGAAAGGGAAGGCAGCTTGGGGTTCCAAATACTGGCCCTGTGAAACCTCAGCCTTGGCACTttacccctctgagcctcagtgaccacatctgtgaaatgggatgagTACGCCTCGCCTGAGATGCACTGGCTGCAGAGAACAGCTGGCAggttgccaggcagattcttcagatTCCTAGGGTATCCCAGGCCTTCCTCTCTCAGCTTCTGTCCATTCCTGCACTCCGGCCAGAGAGACTGAGGCCACAGAGCCTTAGCCCCTGGCTCTCCCCAAAGCCTTTGAAGCTTGACCCCTGCTAATTGCTCCACAGACACTGGGAATTATAAGGCCTGCTTGACCCTGGGAGGTCATGCAGCCCAGTAAGTCCATTTTACAGagtgggaaactgaggtccagggaaGGAAAGTCCTTCACCACCAGCACCCCACCCTTGCAGCTAAGACTAGGACTGGATTTTCCAAAAGGTGCTCTaccagggaaaagaaagaagtggtCCAGGCAGATGGGCAGAGCAGAAATTTCATATAAGCCAGGGCAGTGTCTCTGGGAACAGCCCCATCCCTGCGCTGCCTGAGAGGCACCCCTTTGGCTCTCCTTTGCTCACCGCCTCCTCCTCCCCGCTCGGCAGGACTTCCCTCACATCTCTGAGTTCCCCAGCGGTTCTGGATCCCGCTCCCCTGGCCCGCCCAACCCCACGAGCAGCGGAGACTGGGACAGCAGTTACCCCAGCACCGAGTGTGGCGTCAGCACCTGCAGGTgggccctcacccccacccctgcccacggTGGGCGCTGCTGATGCGAGTAGCATGAGGATGGGGTGACAGAGTGGAAAGGGCAACGGGGACACTGCAGATCACTGTCACTTGCAGGAGGGCCTCATGGGCACCAGGTGCCCGGCGTCGTCAGGAGAGGAAGTAGAACAAAGCAAGGACCCATGGGGACTCAGCTGTCTGGGGCTAGGCCTGTGGGGGACACCGAGGCCCATCTTCGCTCTTGCTGTTTTTCCTTCCatcctattatttttcttttccttttttttttttaagatttatttatttatttagtcctccctggtggctcagatggtaaagcatctgcctgcagtgcaggagacccagattcgacccTAggtcagggaaatcccctgaggaagggcatggccacctgctccagttattcttgcctggaggattccacgggcagatttatttatttttggctgcactggtctttgttgtggctcaccgggctctagagctcaggctcagtagttgtggcgcaggagcttagttgccccgagccTCGTGGAATTTTCCTGGGGCAGGGGTGGCACCCGCCAGTGGATTCTtcgccattggaccaccagggatgtctccACCCTGGTTTCTTTTCTCACAAGTGCTTCCGCGTGGCATTCATAGCTAGAGCGACCGTCTTTGGTCAGCTTCCCTCGGAGCAGAGCCTGAAGCAGGAATTTGGTGTCCTTGATGACATATATTTGTTCAGGGAGAACCTGTACCAGTAGCGGGGCTAGGGCAGTagctggggcagggaggagccTAGCGAGGGTGTGGCCTCGGCCAGAgactggcttttattttttaattaatttatttattataattggagaataatcacttcacaatattgtgatggtttttgccacacatcaaaaTCAATCGGCCACAGATACACATgtcctcccatcctgaacccccatcacTGCCCCCCCTCaattcctctgggttgtcccagagcactggatTTGGGGGCCCTGCTTCGTGCATccaacttgcactggtcatctgttttccatatggtaatatacatgtttcagtgctattctctctgGCGTTGGCCTGATCTCATGGGAACTCTGGGCTCCAATCACAGTACAGATTTggtcccattttttaaaataaaataattttttattattttttggccgcACCAAGCACGGAGATTTGGTCCCAACTTTTAAGAGTTCTAGCTTTTTGTATCCTCAGCGCTGAGGACCAGGTGGTCTCCCACCAGGATTCCAGGAAGGGTGTTTGGTTCCGCATGCACGCGCgcgtgcatgcgcacacacacacacacacacacacccctccaacacacacacacacacacacacccctccgacacacacacacacccctccaacacacacacacacacccctccaacacacacacacacacacctccgacacacacacacacacccctccgacacacacacacacacccctccgacacacacacacacacacccctccgacacacacacacacacatacccctcccatacacacacacacacccctccgacacacacacacacccccctccgacacacacacacacacacccccctccaacacacacacacacacacccctccaacacacacacacacacccctccgacacacacacacacccccctccaacacacacacacacacacccctctgacacacacacacacacacccctccgacacacacacacacacacacatacccctcccccacacacacacacccctccgacacacacacacacacacacacacacacacccctccgaCGCCGGCCGGTGCATAGTCAAGAGTCAAGACGGGACTGGCCTAGACCTTCACGCATCTTCCGAGGGGCCGCTGAATCCGGGGAGGGGATGAACGGCCAGTGAGCGGCTGTCCCCACGCACTCGGGCTCTGTGTCCAGCCCCGTGAGGACCAGGGGACtcctgggcgggggtggggggcggccacATCAGCTCTGacagcccctcctctctccccagcctgCTCCCCAGGGATAAATCGCTCTACCTCACCTAAGCCCGTCT
This portion of the Ovis canadensis isolate MfBH-ARS-UI-01 breed Bighorn chromosome 13, ARS-UI_OviCan_v2, whole genome shotgun sequence genome encodes:
- the TOX2 gene encoding TOX high mobility group box family member 2 isoform X1; amino-acid sequence: MDVRLYPSAPAVGARPGAEPAGLAPLDYYHCGKFDGESAYVGMSDGNPELLSTSQTFNSQNESNEDYEIPPITPPNLPEPSLLHLGDHEAGYHSLCHGLTPNGLLPAYSYQAMDLPAIMVSNMLAQDSHLLSGQLPTIQEMVHSEVAAYDSGRPGPLLGRPAMLASHMSALSQSQLISQMGIRSGIAHSSPSPPGSKSATPSPSSSTQEEESEAHFKMSGEKRPSADPGKKAKNPKKKKKKDPNEPQKPVSAYALFFRDTQAAIKGQNPSATFGDVSKIVASMWDSLGEEQKQAYKRKTEAAKKEYLKALAAYRASLVSKSSPDQGETKSAQVNPPAKMLPPKQPMYAMPGLASFLTPSDLQAFRSGASPASLARTLGSKSLLPSLSASPPPPPSFPLSTPLHQQLPLPPHAQGTLLSPPVSMSPAPQPPVLPTPMALQVQLAVSPSPPGPQDFPHISEFPSGSGSRSPGPPNPTSSGDWDSSYPSTECGVSTCRLCRGRPPPAASPKTLLEPPAP
- the TOX2 gene encoding TOX high mobility group box family member 2 isoform X2; translation: MDVRLYPSAPAVGARPGAEPAGLAPLDYYHCGKFDGESAYVGMSDGNPELLSTSQTFNSQNESNEDYEIPPITPPNLPEPSLLHLGDHEAGYHSLCHGLTPNGLLPAYSYQAMDLPAIMVSNMLAQDSHLLSGQLPTIQEMVHSEVAAYDSGRPGPLLGRPAMLASHMSALSQSQLISQMGIRSGIAHSSPSPPGSKSATPSPSSSTQEEESEAHFKMSGEKRPSADPGKKAKNPKKKKKKDPNEPQKPVSAYALFFRDTQAAIKGQNPSATFGDVSKIVASMWDSLGEEQKQAYKRKTEAAKKEYLKALAAYRASLVSKSSPDQGETKSAQVNPPAKMLPPKQPMYAMPGLASFLTPSDLQAFRSGASPASLARTLGSKSLLPSLSASPPPPPSFPLSTPLHQQLPLPPHAQGTLLSPPVSMSPAPQPPVLPTPMALQVQLAVSPSPPGPQDFPHISEFPSGSGSRSPGPPNPTSSGDWDSSYPSTECGVSTCSLLPRDKSLYLT
- the TOX2 gene encoding TOX high mobility group box family member 2 isoform X3 produces the protein MDVRLYPSAPAVGARPGAEPAGLAPLDYYHCGKTFNSQNESNEDYEIPPITPPNLPEPSLLHLGDHEAGYHSLCHGLTPNGLLPAYSYQAMDLPAIMVSNMLAQDSHLLSGQLPTIQEMVHSEVAAYDSGRPGPLLGRPAMLASHMSALSQSQLISQMGIRSGIAHSSPSPPGSKSATPSPSSSTQEEESEAHFKMSGEKRPSADPGKKAKNPKKKKKKDPNEPQKPVSAYALFFRDTQAAIKGQNPSATFGDVSKIVASMWDSLGEEQKQAYKRKTEAAKKEYLKALAAYRASLVSKSSPDQGETKSAQVNPPAKMLPPKQPMYAMPGLASFLTPSDLQAFRSGASPASLARTLGSKSLLPSLSASPPPPPSFPLSTPLHQQLPLPPHAQGTLLSPPVSMSPAPQPPVLPTPMALQVQLAVSPSPPGPQDFPHISEFPSGSGSRSPGPPNPTSSGDWDSSYPSTECGVSTCRLCRGRPPPAASPKTLLEPPAP